A genomic window from Streptomyces sp. MST-110588 includes:
- a CDS encoding Wzz/FepE/Etk N-terminal domain-containing protein: MTTDTTSQSSPAAPLLDLQALVAAVRRRRRLWCSMVLLGLLVGAAVAVLLPPPPTAVTKVLVAHKEDQPNDTGTLIRTDVALLGTTRIAGQALASLKSPQEPEDFMGDYRGTGLTNNLLQIDVTGGSEAEAVARAKALADAFVADHIRRMREAATAEATALLDQRDRMREELAQVNKAIGHRSPKGDPKASASLESLFARRAELNSRIADFDQRASEARTGTPRLVAGTQIVDAPRAVRHSLPKAAATNAAIGSVLGLVLGLALAAVGAVVADRPVLRREIAVNLGASVMAELRRAPRRPAGLRQRPGTRAAYERLTAALARIVRGSAEPVSLLELGCAHSASVIALNLARALAAKEQVVVVDGLPGPELANSRQEPGDPAVVGGERAAALPHRVRRLGVGSVAPGTAWTDLPWLGGRAVLVVRAGHGSAAWLHTVARQLADLRVAVIGVVLIDPDPRDRTDGTLWDGQRTALRGHFEWLARRNGGGTSHAVQAVGEGGPWTERRSGPAARIPDSDQEAR; this comes from the coding sequence GTGACGACGGACACGACGTCGCAGTCCTCGCCGGCCGCTCCGCTGCTGGACCTTCAGGCGCTGGTGGCGGCGGTGCGCAGGCGCCGCCGCCTGTGGTGCTCCATGGTGCTCTTAGGGCTGCTGGTCGGCGCGGCGGTGGCGGTGCTGCTGCCGCCACCGCCGACCGCGGTGACCAAGGTGCTGGTCGCGCACAAGGAGGACCAGCCGAACGACACCGGAACGCTGATCCGTACCGATGTGGCGCTGCTGGGGACCACGCGGATCGCCGGCCAGGCCCTTGCGTCCCTGAAGTCCCCGCAAGAGCCGGAAGACTTCATGGGGGACTACCGGGGTACCGGCTTGACCAACAACCTGTTGCAGATCGATGTGACAGGTGGGAGTGAGGCGGAAGCGGTGGCCCGGGCCAAGGCGCTGGCCGACGCGTTCGTCGCGGACCACATCAGGCGGATGCGGGAGGCAGCGACGGCCGAGGCCACGGCCCTGCTCGACCAGCGTGACCGTATGCGCGAGGAGCTCGCGCAGGTCAACAAGGCGATCGGACACCGGTCGCCGAAGGGCGACCCGAAAGCCTCGGCGAGCCTGGAGTCGCTCTTCGCCCGCCGGGCCGAACTCAACTCGCGGATCGCCGATTTCGACCAGCGCGCCTCGGAGGCGCGCACCGGCACGCCCCGGCTCGTCGCCGGCACGCAGATCGTGGACGCCCCGCGCGCGGTACGGCACTCCCTGCCCAAGGCCGCTGCGACCAACGCCGCGATCGGATCCGTCCTCGGGCTCGTCCTCGGGCTCGCGCTGGCCGCGGTCGGCGCGGTGGTGGCGGACCGTCCCGTACTGCGCCGGGAGATCGCGGTGAACCTGGGTGCCTCGGTCATGGCGGAGCTGCGCCGCGCACCCCGCCGGCCGGCCGGGCTGCGGCAGCGCCCGGGGACCCGGGCGGCGTACGAACGGCTCACCGCGGCCCTGGCCCGCATCGTGCGCGGCTCCGCGGAACCGGTGTCGCTGCTGGAACTGGGCTGTGCGCACAGCGCGAGCGTGATCGCCTTGAACCTCGCCAGGGCGCTGGCGGCGAAGGAGCAGGTGGTCGTCGTCGACGGGCTGCCCGGCCCGGAGCTCGCCAACAGCCGCCAGGAGCCGGGAGACCCTGCCGTGGTCGGCGGCGAGCGTGCCGCGGCCCTGCCGCACCGGGTGCGCCGGCTCGGCGTCGGCTCGGTCGCGCCCGGCACGGCGTGGACCGACCTGCCCTGGCTCGGTGGCCGGGCCGTGCTGGTCGTACGGGCCGGGCACGGCAGCGCCGCTTGGCTGCACACCGTGGCGCGGCAGCTCGCGGACCTGCGCGTGGCGGTGATCGGTGTGGTGCTGATCGACCCCGATCCGCGGGACCGGACCGACGGCACGCTGTGGGACGGGCAGCGCACCGCGCTGCGCGGCCACTTCGAGTGGCTGGCCCGGCGCAACGGTGGCGGTACCTCCCACGCCGTTCAGGCAGTGGGAGAGGGCGGGCCGTGGACGGAGCGGCGGTCGGGGCCGGCCGCACGGATCCCGGACAGCGACCAGGAGGCGCGGTAG
- a CDS encoding glycosyltransferase family 4 protein, with protein MPGDTSFRGTPGGGRPGRRALILVENLSVPFDRRVWQECTTLRDAGWTVHVICPQGTKRDTEPEAEIDGVRIHRYPLRAATGGPAGYLREYGSALWHTARLARKAGPVDVVHACNPPDLLFLPALWLKRRGARFVFDQHDLVPELYLSRFGRGEDLLYRAVCALERLTYRAADVVLATNESYRDVAVRRGGRRPKDVFVVRSAPDTERFHPVPPEPELKRGKPHLLCYLGVMGPQDGVDYALRALAKLRDELGRTDWHAVFVGAGDTFEAMVELSRRLGLQEQVQFTGRIPDADLVRYLSTADVCLSPDPHNPLNDVSTMNKVLEYMVMGRPIVSFDLREARVSAGDAALYAPANDEAGFAGLIARLLDDPQERARMGKIGRERIGGQLSWRNSQASLLAAYAAACRDHAPVPAGGPVRAPRRRRR; from the coding sequence TTGCCTGGTGACACATCGTTTCGCGGGACACCCGGCGGCGGCCGGCCCGGACGGCGCGCGCTGATCCTGGTGGAGAACCTGTCGGTGCCGTTCGACCGGCGGGTGTGGCAGGAGTGCACGACGCTGCGCGACGCGGGCTGGACGGTGCACGTCATCTGTCCGCAGGGCACGAAGCGGGACACGGAGCCGGAGGCGGAGATCGACGGGGTACGGATCCACCGTTACCCGTTGCGCGCGGCCACCGGAGGGCCGGCCGGCTATCTGCGGGAGTACGGATCGGCGTTGTGGCATACGGCCCGGCTGGCCCGGAAGGCCGGCCCGGTCGACGTGGTCCACGCCTGCAACCCGCCCGACCTGCTGTTCCTGCCGGCACTGTGGCTCAAGCGGCGCGGCGCGCGGTTCGTCTTCGACCAGCACGACCTGGTACCGGAGCTGTACCTCTCCCGGTTCGGCCGCGGCGAGGACCTGCTCTACCGCGCCGTGTGCGCACTGGAGCGGCTGACCTACCGGGCCGCGGACGTCGTGCTCGCCACGAACGAGAGCTACCGGGACGTCGCGGTGCGCCGTGGCGGCCGGCGCCCAAAGGACGTTTTCGTGGTGCGCAGCGCGCCCGACACCGAGCGGTTCCACCCCGTACCGCCCGAGCCGGAGCTCAAGCGCGGCAAGCCTCATCTGCTGTGCTACCTCGGCGTCATGGGCCCGCAGGACGGCGTGGACTACGCCTTGCGGGCCCTGGCGAAGCTGCGTGACGAGCTGGGGCGGACCGACTGGCACGCGGTGTTCGTGGGCGCCGGCGACACCTTCGAGGCGATGGTGGAGCTGTCCCGGCGGCTCGGGCTCCAGGAGCAGGTGCAGTTCACCGGCCGTATTCCCGACGCCGATCTGGTGCGCTACCTGTCCACCGCGGACGTGTGCCTCTCCCCCGACCCGCATAATCCGCTCAACGACGTGTCGACCATGAACAAGGTCCTGGAGTACATGGTGATGGGCCGGCCGATCGTCTCCTTCGACCTGCGGGAGGCGAGAGTGTCCGCCGGTGACGCCGCCCTCTACGCACCCGCCAACGACGAGGCGGGGTTCGCCGGACTCATCGCGCGGCTGCTGGACGATCCCCAGGAGCGGGCGAGGATGGGCAAGATCGGCCGGGAACGGATCGGCGGACAGCTTTCCTGGCGGAACTCGCAGGCGTCACTGCTCGCCGCCTACGCCGCCGCCTGCCGTGACCACGCCCCGGTGCCGGCGGGCGGCCCGGTCCGGGCGCCAAGGAGGCGGCGCCGTTGA